One stretch of Punica granatum isolate Tunisia-2019 chromosome 5, ASM765513v2, whole genome shotgun sequence DNA includes these proteins:
- the LOC116207641 gene encoding adenylyl-sulfate kinase 3-like isoform X1: MDAIQGAYEPISLPTCLSFRTSLRKVRSIKFSGGGWLGNSTRLRGGYHDIPRFSVRVKAAMPEDARISLVNGHTETGAGKSVRDLSNIGNSTNIRWHDCPVRKVDRQELLQQKGCVIWITGLSGSGKSTLACALSRSLHSRGKLTYVLDGDNVRHGLNRDLSFNPEDRAENIRRIGEVAKLFADAGLICIASLISPFRKDRAACRALLPEGDFIEVFMDVPVEVCEARDPKGLYKLARAGKIKSFTGIDDPYEPPADCEIVLQLKEQGCTSPSEMAEIVRSYLEEKGYLRT; the protein is encoded by the exons ATGGACGCCATTCAAGGAGCTTACGAGCCAATCAGTCTTCCCACCTGTCTCAGCTTCAGAACATCCCTCCGGAAGGTCCGGTCCATCAAATTCTCAGGCGGAGGCTGGTTGGGCAATTCTACGAGGTTGCGGGGTGGTTATCATGACATACCGAGATTTTCTGTCCGGGTCAAGGCAGCGATGCCAGAGGATGCAAGAATCTCTCTTGTCAATGGACACACTGAAACTGGTGCAG GTAAAAGTGTGCGCGATTTGTCTAATATCGGGAACTCGACAAACATCAGGTGGCATGACTGTCCGGTTAGAAAAGTAGACAGGCAGGAGCTACTTCAACAGAAAGGTTGTGTTATTTGGATCACTGGTCTTAGCGGTTCAG GAAAGAGCACTTTGGCATGTGCCCTGAGTCGAAGCCTGCATTCAAGGGGGAAACTGACATACGTCCTTGATGGGGACAATGTCCGGCATGGCTTGAATCGGGACCTTAGCTTTAACCCAGAGGATCGAGCTGAGAACATAAGGAGAATAG GTGAAGTAGCTAAGCTTTTTGCTGATGCGGGATTGATCTGTATTGCAAGCCTTATATCCCCCTTCAGGAAGGACCGTGCCGCATGCCGTGCACTGCTGCCTGAAGGGGATTTCATTGAG GTGTTCATGGATGTGCCGGTCGAAGTATGTGAGGCAAGAGACCCGAAAGGGCTGTATAAGCTTGCCCGAGCGGGAAAGATAAAAA GTTTTACGGGCATTGATGATCCCTATGAACCACCGGCAGATTGCGAG ATAGTGCTTCAATTGAAGGAACAGGGCTGCACTTCTCCAAGCGAAATGGCTGAAATCGTCCGGTCTTATCTGGAGGAGAAAGGCTACTTGCGGACATGA
- the LOC116207641 gene encoding adenylyl-sulfate kinase 3-like isoform X2 yields MDAIQGAYEPISLPTCLSFRTSLRKVRSIKFSGGGWLGNSTRLRGGYHDIPRFSVRVKAAMPEDARISLVNGHTETGAGKSVRDLSNIGNSTNIRWHDCPVRKVDRQELLQQKGKSTLACALSRSLHSRGKLTYVLDGDNVRHGLNRDLSFNPEDRAENIRRIGEVAKLFADAGLICIASLISPFRKDRAACRALLPEGDFIEVFMDVPVEVCEARDPKGLYKLARAGKIKSFTGIDDPYEPPADCEIVLQLKEQGCTSPSEMAEIVRSYLEEKGYLRT; encoded by the exons ATGGACGCCATTCAAGGAGCTTACGAGCCAATCAGTCTTCCCACCTGTCTCAGCTTCAGAACATCCCTCCGGAAGGTCCGGTCCATCAAATTCTCAGGCGGAGGCTGGTTGGGCAATTCTACGAGGTTGCGGGGTGGTTATCATGACATACCGAGATTTTCTGTCCGGGTCAAGGCAGCGATGCCAGAGGATGCAAGAATCTCTCTTGTCAATGGACACACTGAAACTGGTGCAG GTAAAAGTGTGCGCGATTTGTCTAATATCGGGAACTCGACAAACATCAGGTGGCATGACTGTCCGGTTAGAAAAGTAGACAGGCAGGAGCTACTTCAACAGAAAG GAAAGAGCACTTTGGCATGTGCCCTGAGTCGAAGCCTGCATTCAAGGGGGAAACTGACATACGTCCTTGATGGGGACAATGTCCGGCATGGCTTGAATCGGGACCTTAGCTTTAACCCAGAGGATCGAGCTGAGAACATAAGGAGAATAG GTGAAGTAGCTAAGCTTTTTGCTGATGCGGGATTGATCTGTATTGCAAGCCTTATATCCCCCTTCAGGAAGGACCGTGCCGCATGCCGTGCACTGCTGCCTGAAGGGGATTTCATTGAG GTGTTCATGGATGTGCCGGTCGAAGTATGTGAGGCAAGAGACCCGAAAGGGCTGTATAAGCTTGCCCGAGCGGGAAAGATAAAAA GTTTTACGGGCATTGATGATCCCTATGAACCACCGGCAGATTGCGAG ATAGTGCTTCAATTGAAGGAACAGGGCTGCACTTCTCCAAGCGAAATGGCTGAAATCGTCCGGTCTTATCTGGAGGAGAAAGGCTACTTGCGGACATGA
- the LOC116207641 gene encoding adenylyl-sulfate kinase 1, chloroplastic-like isoform X3 has translation MDAIQGAYEPISLPTCLSFRTSLRKVRSIKFSGGGWLGNSTRLRGGYHDIPRFSVRVKAAMPEDARISLVNGHTETGAGKSVRDLSNIGNSTNIRWHDCPVRKVDRQELLQQKGCVIWITGLSGSGKSTLACALSRSLHSRGKLTYVLDGDNVRHGLNRDLSFNPEDRAENIRRIGEVAKLFADAGLICIASLISPFRKDRAACRALLPEGDFIEKSFVKVSALFSSIAWRSNH, from the exons ATGGACGCCATTCAAGGAGCTTACGAGCCAATCAGTCTTCCCACCTGTCTCAGCTTCAGAACATCCCTCCGGAAGGTCCGGTCCATCAAATTCTCAGGCGGAGGCTGGTTGGGCAATTCTACGAGGTTGCGGGGTGGTTATCATGACATACCGAGATTTTCTGTCCGGGTCAAGGCAGCGATGCCAGAGGATGCAAGAATCTCTCTTGTCAATGGACACACTGAAACTGGTGCAG GTAAAAGTGTGCGCGATTTGTCTAATATCGGGAACTCGACAAACATCAGGTGGCATGACTGTCCGGTTAGAAAAGTAGACAGGCAGGAGCTACTTCAACAGAAAGGTTGTGTTATTTGGATCACTGGTCTTAGCGGTTCAG GAAAGAGCACTTTGGCATGTGCCCTGAGTCGAAGCCTGCATTCAAGGGGGAAACTGACATACGTCCTTGATGGGGACAATGTCCGGCATGGCTTGAATCGGGACCTTAGCTTTAACCCAGAGGATCGAGCTGAGAACATAAGGAGAATAG GTGAAGTAGCTAAGCTTTTTGCTGATGCGGGATTGATCTGTATTGCAAGCCTTATATCCCCCTTCAGGAAGGACCGTGCCGCATGCCGTGCACTGCTGCCTGAAGGGGATTTCATTGAG AAATCTTTCGTGAAAGTTAGCGCTCTCTTCTCTTCAATTGCTTGGCGTTCGAATCATTGA
- the LOC116207642 gene encoding uncharacterized protein LOC116207642 gives MKRPTSSSSSGEEDGDEEWKAAISSVAASADPFAATGTSTTSSSAAANTISNGCALASVPDRSIPRDEDDDPNHHRIKARLPKHYLIKAQKLLDEIVEKNIEMVRAPVDIPDNDDAVPDEGGIRLFKNAPFGIVFDHIDELKGPRKKPRILPGEKIDEKSKKFKRQVESVVVDGFDVISIAKAARERSLARLEAKDARAKAAARREEERVAELKKIRGERWLPSMAKEMQPKPQRK, from the exons ATGAAACGTCCgaccagcagcagcagcagcggaGAAGAAGACGGCGATGAGGAGTGGAAGGCCGCCATAAGTTCCGTCGCCGCGTCCGCCGACCCTTTTGCCGCCACCGGGACATCAACCACCTCATCCTCCGCCGCCGCCAACACCATTTCCAACGGCTGCGCACTCGCAAGTGTTCCTGACCGCTCAATCCCCAGAGACGAAGACGACGACCCAAACCACCACAGGATTAAAGCCCGACTCCCAAAGCATTATCTAATTAAG GCACAGAAGCTTTTGGATGAGATAGTGGAGAAGAACATAGAGATGGTGAGAGCTCCCGTTGATATTCCTGATAATGATGATGCAGTGCCAGATGAAGGTGGAATTCGGCTGTTCAAAAACGCTCCCTTTGGGATTGTGTTCGATCATATTG ATGAGCTCAAGGGACCGAGGAAGAAACCAAGAATTCTTCCTGGGGAAAAGATCGACGAGAAGTCTAAGAAG TTCAAAAGGCAAGTCGAATCTGTTGTGGTTGATGGGTTCGATGTAATTTCTATTGCAAAAGCTGCAAGAGAAAGGTCATTAGCTCGATTAGAAGCCAAAGATGCGCGGGCAAAAGCAGCTGCAAGAAGGGAGGAAGAAAGGGTTGCGGAACTTAAGAAAATTCGGGGTGAGAGATGGCTCCCTTCGATGGCCAAGGAAATGCAACCGAAGCctcaaagaaaatga